The sequence tatagttattcCCAGTCTGTGACCCACTCTTCTAGTTGACAGTCAGTTTCCCAACTGCGCTGTATAACTAAATGCTTCGCTGCAGCCGCTGAGGCTTTTCTGTACATCCATGAGTTAAAATGATTAATATAGGACAGATCAAGTACTTGCATTTTTTGAATGTTTAAACACTCCATTAAACCTTGCTTTCATTTTCAGAGAATGGAGAACTCCGAGGAGCATTACTACGATTACCCTGAGTATGAAAACAGCAGCTCTAACTTTAGCTATGATGACTATCAGACCATCTGCGAGAAAGGCGACGTTCGCTCCTTTGCAAGAATCTTCCTCCCAGCTGTTTTGGCTTATCTCTAGTGATTGGTTTAGCAGGCAACGCTCTGATTGTGGCAGTGTATGCATACTGCAAGCAACTGAAAACAATGACTGACACATTTATAATCCACCTGGCAGTCGCAGACCTTCTCTTGCTCCTAACGTTGCCCTTTTGGGCAGCCGATGCAGTCCATGGCTGGCAGCTCGGGATAACCATCTGTAAACTCGTTTCTGGTCTGTACACCATCAACTTCACCTGTAGCATGATGCTTTTGGCCTACATCAGCATGGATCGGTATTTGGCGTTGTCAGTGGGATCCAGAAACCAAGGCCTTGGACGTGTTTTTCAAAAGAAGCATTGTGGAAAACTCTGTGTGGTGGTTTGGATGGTTGCGTTTCTTCTCGGCATCCCTGATTTAGTGTTTTCAACCGTCAGAGAACTCCCTCATAAAAAAAGCTGCCTTGCGATGTATCCGTCAGACATGGCGCTCAGGGCTAAAGCTAGTTTGGAAGTGGTGGAGGTAGTGATTGGTTTTCTGCTACCTTTATTAGTGATGTTGTTCTGCTACACCTGCGTAGGCCGAGCCCTGCTGAAGCTCCCAGAGGATAAAAAGTGGAAGAAGTGGCGGTACATGCGTGTTTTGCTGGCGATGGTGGGAGTTTTCCTGGTCACCCAGTTGCCCTACAATGTGGTCAAGTTCTGTCGGGCATTAGATATCATGTATACGTTTGTCACTCACTGTGGGGTTAGTAAAAAGCTGGATTGGGCTACTCAGATCACAGAGAGCTTGGCACTAACGCATTGCTGTCTAAATCCTGTTGTGTATACTTTCGTTGGTTCCTCCTTCAGACAGCATGTTTTGAAGTGTGCCAAAGACTTTGGAGACAGAGGAAGGAGGTTGGCACATGCGAGGGAGCAACAGGAAGTCAATATTTCATTGAATTCTCATTCGCACTCCCGAGACACCAGCACTTTCTCCATTTGAGCATTGGGAATGAAGAGTTGTAGATGTTTACCAGACTGTGGAGGATTTGCATCATCTGCAGCTTTGGAAATGTGTACACAAAGTGACAGAACGGAGCTTTGTTTCGGAGCATTTGACCAGAAGAATAAATTCTTAAGTAAATGCAGAGACGCAAGATGTCAACATTCGAGTTGGTATCGAAaagaacaacaaacaaagacCAAGCTTTGCGGAGTGATATGAGAGACATGGACTTGTGTGAATTGATGGTTTACTCAAGTCATAGCATGCTGGGGTAGACATATAAGACACCATGTTTTTTTGGACTGCATGCCACAATGGTATACTGGCATGGGCATACGCAAATGTCCGATTTTTTTGTCTTTCATGAAAATTGATATGATATGGAAGGCAATCAGTgccagaaatatttttttaaattattattattttgtgaggGTTTCTTACCTTTTTATTAGACAGAACAGTATAGATAGAAAAGTGTGGAaggcagagagaggggaaggataggcaaaggacctcaagccgggaatcgaacttggctCACCGTGAGAGCACCTCAGTGCTACATGTCACCAGGATATTGATGCTGACAGGGCCAGAAATCTTTTAACGAAATGCATGAAATTTGATCCATACAACATGCACGTTATACTGTATGAACTTTCAGAAAAATTGCAACCTTGACATAGTTGAACAGCATTTAGGCATAAAGTAGAGATACATTTAACATTGCTACCGTAACAAGATCAGTCTGTGCTTTGTTATGCACACTTAAACGGAACAATACAAAATTGTTTCCTCTACATTAGTTAAGATCTGCATGTTTGcaccataaaaaaaaataaaaaaaataaagctccGTCAAACTCCTTAAAAAGGTTTAACTATGTCATCAGGTGCTTTTAAATTACTTTGATCCACGCAAGTTATGGAAGACTATGAAATTTTGTCCTGCAAGCACAAAGGAAATCAGCGTATCTGCATGATCAAAGCTCTGCCTTAACATGGTCAAGCtctgtgtgatgacaataaaatgtaaaaactttggGCCCTGACTGCCTTCCTCACCATTTGTACAGTACATGTATGAATTAGAATAAAGTAATAGACTGACCTGAAAGTTTGCATTTATGAGTAGGAAAGATAATTACAAGACTGTGTgcgcaatgtattttttttacatcaacaTCTGCAAAATTATGCATAAAGAGACGTTTTCTAAACTCGTACAATATTTCTGGCATGACTTGAATAAACCAGTAAGAACTAGTTCCATGGAAAGCAGCAAATATGAATGAATATCACAGCACTTAATCCCACAACTGACTAATCAGAATCAAGCTCTCTAGATGAATAACCTATAAGAACAAAGACAACAGAAAACAGTTATTGACCCCATCATCATTATAGACGAATGTTCTTGTTTAAATAAGCTCATCATGTTCGCTGTTGTGATCTTTAAGTGTTTAAATCATAGGGTTTTTCGTTTGGGTGTAATAACAACATAGTGCCTGGTTGGTCGTTTTGCACATCTGCACCATTTCAGTTTGAAATGTTTTGGCACAGTTCTGCAATATCTAGTTTCACAATGATCAAAGACGTTTGAAGGAATTTCAGGAGAAGAAGATTAGCATTCTGCAAAAAACCTTGGCTGACTTCAATGGGTCACGAGGGTGAAAACTCATTTGTATTAACTCCAGCTGCACAATCCAAACAAACCTTTACAAAACAAATCTTTCACCATACATGTAAAATCCTAACTGATTCTCAAAAGAAAAGCATATAGAACAGGAGATAGACAGTTTAAATCctaatttttttttagacaaaGGCTTTTCTGTCCCATAATCACacctaaataaatacattttaaacatgaatataaacataaaatatcaCTATCTGCTAATAACACATCTTAGCAAGATgatattttaattttcaatttaatttgattattttttttgtttttataattcagATATGAGCtctgttgttttattgtttgggGGAAGCAAACCAAATAATgtgtgaaatattttaatataattttgtttatttaaataaagaaaattatattaaaatgtttcacatatagtttttaaatattatatggtATAActgattaagtaaaaaaaaacaaaaaaaaaaaaaaacagcaaaataaatttcATCCATGTTTTTGCTACCACCTTCTGGTCTGTTAAGGTTATAACTTAggtttgtttaaaaatgactgtTCCTTTTTAAATCTGCTGTCCAAATACTGCTGTATGTGAAAAAACAAACCTCAAGGCAGATAAATAAATGGAGAGACAACTCAAAAGAATGCTTCATGTGTGTTATATTGTAGTGCTACAAACAAACCTTTCAACACCAAACATAAGTGATCACAATACTTGAGCAATGTCAAGTgtttcatatacacatatatatatatatatataaaacaaaactttggttaaaaaaagtgcaacagaacaaaaaacattgCTCTTTTGATTAGAAAACTATACAAAGAAAATAGTTACTTACAAACTGTTTAAGGCACAATCTTGGAATGCAATGTAGAAACAAAGATTATCCAAGGCAGCTTTATGTCCTCCAAAGAACAATATAGTACAAAATTATACTcatttcccttttttaaataaattggattGCCTcgaaacacaaaaaacaaatcagCTTTTCACAACAAGGTGAACAACAGTGATATTCCAACATGTCAGTCAGTAAGAAAGACAAACAAAAcgcaatataaatatacacagtggaGTGTTGATTAAACAGGTAAGAAACAAACAAATCGAACCGCTCAAATCGTTGTGTGTgctgttaaataatattattcattttcatgTCTACTGCTTGCAATATGTGGTAAAAAATATAAAAGGTTAGAACTTTAGTATCaagaataagaaaaaaacagaTCGTTTTAGGCACATGTTCCAACAAGTGAACAGCCAAATCttaaagtgtatcatgtttggGTGGTTTTAATTCCTCAGATTACATTCAGACTTCCCTCCATTCAACTCTACGAAATGCACCATCACTCATCGGAAACAATGGgtgaggtaaaaaaataaataaataaaacgaaaccAAACTAACGACTgtatcaaacaaaataacaatagaGTCTACAGTTTGGGTGGGAGGGTTCAATCTTTCCGGTCTCTTTCTCTGAAACATTAGTCATGGTTGAAAGCGGACAGGACAACACTGTTAAAGACTTGCTAAGGATGAAGTGTAAATGAACGCAAAACTGAGTGCAAGCCAAAGTTCAAGGTTCAGGAAGTGTGGCAGGAATGCAGCCGTTGGCAGTGGGGGAAAGAGATTCGTTACCTCTGCGTTTGTCCTTTGAGAATGAAGTGTGGATCAGTGTGGCACGAATCATGTTCTAGTAGTTAAGAATCTGTACATCAAAGAGGTCACAGACTCCCTCGTTGTCATCCAGGTTGAAACTGTAGTCCACACCAGGGTTGGGTGACAGTCTTAACAATGGGAAAACTGCAGGAGTATATAGAAGCTTTCACTTATCATAGTACACGTTCTGCTGATAATgtaacaataaaagtgatttatttattaacagtaaaaatggcAATACTATGAACTagtattacttttttaaacaactttgccatagcagaaataaatgatattttaaaatgtattaaaaaccaTTTTGTATTATCAATAACGCAAATAGCTGCtgtttatattttgtaataaCATACTACATTTTTCCCGATTTTGTTTTATCAATATGCTAAAAGCTACTTTTATAAAGATTAAAAGATCAACATTTAAAGGATTCTTTATGACGTAAAAAAGACAGATTTGActgaaaagtttatttattcaaagaatatattACTAAACTTCTGAACTTGTGGACAGTATATACAGGGAGTTGGTATCCCGATCCTGAAATTTTTGGTAATTGAAaaacacattttgcattattcttgaaattattttaagtaaaacgtaattttatttaaaaaagctaacatcaaatgtaatttaatacataACCAGTGATTGAGCATCACTCCGGGGATTGTCGTAGCCCTGATCTCCTGTCTTATTTAAGGTGGAGGTGGTACAAAAGTTGATAGCTGCCCTATAATTCTCAATGCAGGAAAACCCTGATATAGATGGAGTACACAGAGGTCCAAACAACCAAAAAAGGCAATTTTAAGCACGATAACtgtaatatagtttttttttaaacattattattctattgaccttattcttcaatgcggaagtttttgcgattgttttagaacttctgattcagttgcctataggagaaatggctaggaataataaacggcagaaaacgatcaaactactcgctctacaaacaagtgtttgcatggcTATACAgataaagcagaataatataataagaaaatatcagtttgcaacatccaGCACCATAACTAACTGTTTTTAACgactaaaaataaatggaagcgAATGAAACCAGAAGTCTCAAGTAAAAGAGATCcaaatggctgtgcccactcatatgcaaagaataaggtcaatacattaGAAAGGGTCTGGTTTCATCTTTATGAAATGTTccctaaacaaaaaacaacatcatCCTATATTTTCTTACCATGAGTTACAGAAGACACTCACTAAAATAACATTCAGtataagtttaaataataatattgtatatatatatatatatatatatatatatatatatatatatatatatatatatatatatatatatatatatacacatatatacatatatacatatataca is a genomic window of Danio aesculapii chromosome 2, fDanAes4.1, whole genome shotgun sequence containing:
- the ackr4a gene encoding LOW QUALITY PROTEIN: atypical chemokine receptor 4 (The sequence of the model RefSeq protein was modified relative to this genomic sequence to represent the inferred CDS: inserted 1 base in 1 codon); translation: MENSEEHYYDYPEYENSSSNFSYDDYQTICEKGDVRSFARIFLPAVLXLSLVIGLAGNALIVAVYAYCKQLKTMTDTFIIHLAVADLLLLLTLPFWAADAVHGWQLGITICKLVSGLYTINFTCSMMLLAYISMDRYLALSVGSRNQGLGRVFQKKHCGKLCVVVWMVAFLLGIPDLVFSTVRELPHKKSCLAMYPSDMALRAKASLEVVEVVIGFLLPLLVMLFCYTCVGRALLKLPEDKKWKKWRYMRVLLAMVGVFLVTQLPYNVVKFCRALDIMYTFVTHCGVSKKLDWATQITESLALTHCCLNPVVYTFVGSSFRQHVLKCAKDFGDRGRRLAHAREQQEVNISLNSHSHSRDTSTFSI